A genome region from Flavobacterium sp. CFS9 includes the following:
- a CDS encoding Lrp/AsnC family transcriptional regulator — protein MALDEIDKKILRLLQENAHYTLKDIANKINLSLTPVHDRVKRLEKEGVIEKYVSILNKKKLGNNLTVYCQVTLTKQTYDTSEGFNQSILNLPEVVECNYVSGNFDYMLKVVIPDMESFHHFHQKKLAVLPEVSLINTVFVISEVKSTTVLPI, from the coding sequence ATGGCTTTAGATGAAATTGACAAGAAAATCTTACGACTTTTGCAGGAAAATGCACACTATACTTTAAAAGACATCGCAAACAAAATTAATCTGTCTCTTACACCAGTGCATGACAGAGTGAAACGTCTTGAAAAAGAAGGTGTTATAGAAAAATATGTTTCTATTTTAAACAAGAAAAAACTCGGAAATAATTTAACGGTGTATTGTCAGGTCACGCTTACGAAGCAGACTTATGATACTTCGGAAGGATTCAATCAGTCGATTTTGAATTTACCGGAAGTGGTGGAATGTAATTATGTTTCCGGAAATTTTGATTATATGTTGAAGGTTGTCATTCCAGATATGGAAAGCTTTCATCATTTTCATCAAAAAAAATTGGCGGTTCTGCCTGAAGTTTCTCTTATCAATACGGTCTTTGTGATTTCTGAAGTGAAGAGTACGACAGTTCTACCGATATAA
- the ald gene encoding alanine dehydrogenase encodes MIIGVPKEIKNNENRVALTPAGVSEMKKHGHTVYVQATAGLGSGFSDDEYANAGAVVLGTIEEVYAIAEMIIKVKEPIASEYPLIKKDQLLFTYFHFASSEPLTHAMLEKGAVCLAYETVEKADRSLPLLVPMSEVAGRMAIQQGAKYLEKPLKGRGILLGGVPGVPPAKVLILGGGIVGTQAAKMAAGLGAQVTIMDLSLPRLRYLDDIMPANVNTEMSNHYNITKAIATADLIVGAVLIPGAKAPHLITRDMLKLMRPGTVVVDVAVDQGGCIETCTPTTHENPTFIIDDIVHYCVANMPGAVPYTSTLALTNATLPYAVQLANKGWETACNENEELKKGLNIANGKILYKGVAEAWNLPFNEEIVLANA; translated from the coding sequence ATGATAATAGGTGTTCCAAAAGAAATCAAAAACAATGAGAACCGTGTAGCATTAACTCCTGCCGGAGTTTCTGAAATGAAAAAACACGGACATACTGTTTACGTACAAGCTACAGCCGGTTTAGGAAGTGGTTTCAGTGATGATGAATATGCAAATGCAGGTGCGGTAGTTTTAGGAACTATTGAAGAAGTATATGCAATTGCCGAAATGATTATTAAAGTAAAAGAGCCTATTGCTTCTGAATACCCATTAATCAAAAAAGATCAATTATTATTCACGTACTTCCACTTTGCTTCATCAGAGCCATTAACTCATGCTATGCTTGAAAAAGGTGCCGTATGTTTAGCTTACGAAACTGTTGAAAAAGCAGACCGTAGTTTACCATTATTAGTACCAATGTCTGAAGTTGCAGGTCGTATGGCTATCCAACAAGGGGCAAAATACCTTGAAAAACCATTAAAAGGAAGAGGAATTCTTTTAGGAGGTGTTCCAGGTGTTCCACCGGCAAAAGTATTGATTTTAGGAGGAGGAATCGTAGGAACTCAGGCTGCTAAAATGGCTGCTGGTTTAGGTGCTCAGGTTACTATCATGGATCTAAGCTTACCACGTTTACGTTATTTAGATGATATCATGCCAGCTAACGTGAACACGGAAATGTCTAACCACTACAACATCACTAAAGCAATTGCTACAGCTGATTTAATTGTTGGTGCTGTTTTGATCCCAGGAGCAAAAGCACCTCACTTGATCACTCGCGATATGTTAAAATTAATGCGTCCGGGAACTGTTGTTGTTGACGTAGCTGTAGATCAAGGTGGATGTATCGAAACTTGTACTCCAACAACTCACGAAAACCCAACTTTCATTATTGACGATATTGTTCACTATTGTGTAGCAAATATGCCGGGAGCTGTTCCATACACTTCTACTTTAGCATTAACAAACGCTACTTTACCTTATGCTGTACAATTAGCAAACAAAGGATGGGAAACAGCTTGTAACGAAAACGAAGAATTGAAAAAAGGATTAAACATCGCTAATGGAAAAATCCTTTACAAAGGAGTTGCAGAAGCTTGGAATTTACCTTTCAACGAAGAAATAGTGTTAGCGAACGCATAA
- the pafA gene encoding alkaline phosphatase PafA gives MKKTIVLLTLFVISNLSAQQRPKLVVGIVVDQMKMEYLYRFSDDFSSNGFKRLMNNGYIFQNMHYNYMPTYTAPGHASIYTGTTPATHGIVGNEWFSRTLGKDTYCTDDAGVKTVGDGTAEEGAMSPKNLLSTTITDEVRMGTNFEGKVIGMSLKDRGAILPAGHFANWAFWYSKTGSFISSTFYGEKLPEWVSEFNNEKRYMTYINKGWDLYKPLSVYNESLPDNNPYEGKLYGSAAPVFPYDLKSMYEKNDAGVLRATPYGNDLLAEFAMKAIEKEELGKDSITDFLTVSFSSTDYVGHLLGPRSMELQDTYLRLDQTIADFLNYLDKTVGKDNYLLFLTADHAGAENVIYLKDRKYNVNNYPVKDVRKSLQDFSVKTFGVDLILNYSNFNVFLNKPVLKKKGLDLVKVKQSFKEFLMAQPQVKRVYTEEEILANSGKDYYLDFIAKGYDVTQNGDLIILDKPGNIEYSTTGTSHGTPYSYDTHVPAIFYGWHIKKGESYDKKAITEIAPTIAQKIKVTFPNGTEAKVLQEVLDEK, from the coding sequence ATGAAAAAAACTATTGTATTGTTGACACTGTTTGTGATCTCAAATTTAAGTGCTCAGCAGCGCCCTAAGTTGGTGGTAGGTATTGTGGTAGACCAGATGAAAATGGAATATTTGTATCGGTTCTCAGATGATTTTTCGTCTAATGGATTTAAAAGATTGATGAATAATGGATATATTTTTCAGAATATGCATTATAATTATATGCCTACTTATACTGCTCCTGGTCATGCGTCTATTTATACAGGTACTACACCGGCAACTCATGGAATTGTGGGAAATGAATGGTTTAGCAGAACACTTGGTAAAGATACCTATTGTACGGATGATGCTGGTGTGAAAACAGTTGGCGATGGTACTGCTGAAGAAGGCGCAATGTCTCCTAAAAACTTGTTAAGTACTACTATTACTGATGAAGTAAGAATGGGGACTAATTTTGAAGGTAAGGTGATTGGGATGAGTTTGAAAGATCGTGGTGCGATTTTGCCAGCGGGACATTTTGCGAACTGGGCTTTCTGGTACAGTAAAACTGGTTCTTTTATTTCGAGTACTTTTTACGGTGAAAAGTTGCCGGAATGGGTTTCTGAATTCAATAATGAGAAGCGTTATATGACGTATATCAATAAAGGATGGGATTTGTATAAGCCACTTTCAGTTTATAATGAAAGCTTACCGGATAATAATCCATACGAAGGGAAGTTGTACGGAAGTGCTGCGCCAGTTTTTCCTTATGATTTAAAGAGTATGTATGAGAAAAATGATGCCGGGGTTTTAAGAGCAACTCCTTATGGAAATGACTTGTTGGCAGAATTTGCGATGAAAGCTATTGAGAAGGAAGAGTTAGGAAAAGATAGTATAACTGATTTTTTAACGGTTAGTTTTTCTTCTACAGATTATGTGGGGCATTTACTTGGGCCTAGATCGATGGAACTTCAGGACACTTATTTAAGATTGGATCAGACAATTGCTGACTTTTTAAATTATTTAGATAAGACAGTTGGGAAAGATAATTATCTGTTGTTCTTGACTGCTGATCATGCTGGGGCTGAGAATGTGATCTATTTAAAGGACCGAAAATATAATGTAAACAATTATCCGGTTAAGGATGTTAGAAAGAGTCTTCAGGATTTTTCAGTGAAAACATTTGGTGTGGATTTGATTTTAAATTACTCAAACTTTAATGTGTTTTTGAATAAACCGGTTCTTAAGAAAAAAGGACTTGATTTGGTAAAAGTGAAGCAGAGTTTTAAAGAGTTTTTAATGGCGCAGCCACAAGTTAAGAGGGTATATACAGAAGAGGAAATTTTAGCAAATTCCGGAAAGGATTATTACCTTGATTTTATAGCGAAAGGTTATGATGTAACTCAAAACGGAGATTTGATTATCCTTGATAAGCCTGGAAATATTGAATATTCTACTACGGGAACATCACATGGAACTCCTTATAGTTATGATACTCATGTGCCGGCTATTTTTTATGGATGGCATATTAAGAAAGGAGAGTCATATGACAAAAAGGCTATAACTGAAATTGCTCCGACAATAGCGCAAAAGATTAAAGTAACTTTTCCAAATGGAACAGAAGCAAAAGTATTGCAGGAAGTTCTGGATGAAAAATAG
- the thrS gene encoding threonine--tRNA ligase: MIKITLPDGSIREFASGVTPMEVAKSISEGFARNVISASFNGTTIETETQLTTDGSLTLYTWNDAEGKKAFWHSTSHVMAQALEELYPGIKLTLGPAIANGFYYDVDFEDQKITDADFKKIEDRVLEIARGKHEFKMRPVSKADALEIYKDNVYKTELISNLEDGTITFCDHATFTDLCRGGHIPNTGIIKAMKVMSVAGAYWRGDEKNKQLTRVYGTSFPKQKDLTEYLELLEEAKRRDHRKLGKELELFAFSQKVGQGLPLWLPKGAALRDRLEQFLKRAQKKAGYEQVVSPHIGQKELYVTSGHYAKYGADSFQPIHTPAEGEEFLLKPMNCPHHCEIYNVRPWSYKDLPKRYAEFGTVYRYEQSGELHGLTRVRGFTQDDAHIFCTPEQLDEEFKKVIDLVLYVFGSLGFENFTAQISLRDQENREKYIGTDENWEKAENAIINAAADKGLNTVVEYGEAAFYGPKLDFMVKDALGRQWQLGTIQVDYNLPERFELTYKGADNELHRPVMIHRAPFGSMERFIAILLEHTAGNFPLWLMPEQAIILSLSEKYEIYAKKVLDLLENHEIRALIDNRNETIGKKIRDAEMQKTPFMLIVGEEEEKNGTVSIRRHGQEGKGNITVTIDEFVAIVNEEIKKTLKVFTV; this comes from the coding sequence ATGATTAAGATTACTTTACCCGACGGGTCAATTAGAGAGTTCGCTTCAGGCGTAACTCCGATGGAGGTTGCAAAAAGCATTAGTGAAGGATTTGCAAGAAACGTGATTTCTGCATCTTTTAATGGTACAACAATTGAAACCGAAACCCAATTGACGACCGACGGTAGTCTTACTTTATATACATGGAATGATGCAGAAGGGAAAAAGGCTTTTTGGCACTCCACTTCACACGTAATGGCGCAAGCCCTTGAAGAATTGTACCCTGGAATTAAACTAACTCTAGGGCCTGCAATTGCAAATGGTTTTTATTACGATGTTGATTTTGAAGATCAAAAAATCACTGACGCTGATTTCAAAAAGATTGAAGATCGTGTTCTTGAAATTGCAAGAGGAAAACACGAATTCAAAATGCGCCCGGTTAGCAAAGCTGATGCTTTAGAAATATACAAAGACAACGTTTACAAAACTGAATTGATTTCAAATCTTGAAGACGGAACAATTACATTTTGCGATCATGCTACTTTTACTGACTTATGCCGTGGTGGACATATTCCGAACACAGGAATTATCAAAGCCATGAAAGTGATGAGTGTGGCCGGTGCTTACTGGAGAGGTGATGAAAAAAACAAACAGTTAACGCGTGTTTACGGAACTTCTTTCCCTAAACAAAAAGACCTGACTGAATATCTTGAACTCTTAGAAGAAGCAAAACGCCGCGATCACCGTAAATTAGGTAAAGAACTTGAGCTGTTTGCTTTCTCTCAGAAAGTCGGACAAGGTTTACCATTGTGGTTACCAAAAGGCGCTGCTCTTAGAGATCGTCTGGAACAGTTTTTAAAGAGAGCTCAAAAGAAAGCCGGTTACGAACAAGTTGTCAGCCCTCATATTGGCCAAAAAGAGCTTTATGTTACTTCCGGACACTATGCAAAATATGGAGCTGACAGTTTTCAGCCTATACACACTCCTGCTGAAGGTGAAGAATTCTTATTGAAACCAATGAACTGTCCTCACCACTGTGAAATCTACAATGTACGACCATGGTCTTACAAAGATTTACCAAAACGTTACGCAGAATTTGGTACAGTTTACAGATACGAACAATCTGGTGAGTTACACGGACTAACTCGCGTGAGAGGATTTACTCAGGATGACGCACATATTTTCTGTACTCCGGAACAGTTGGACGAAGAATTCAAAAAGGTAATCGATCTGGTACTTTATGTATTCGGTTCTTTAGGTTTTGAAAACTTTACAGCTCAGATTTCATTAAGAGATCAGGAAAACAGAGAGAAATATATTGGTACTGACGAGAACTGGGAAAAAGCTGAAAACGCTATTATCAATGCAGCAGCCGACAAAGGATTAAATACTGTTGTAGAATATGGTGAAGCTGCTTTCTATGGTCCGAAACTTGACTTCATGGTTAAAGATGCTTTAGGCAGACAATGGCAATTAGGAACTATTCAGGTAGATTACAACCTTCCGGAACGTTTTGAATTGACTTATAAAGGTGCCGATAATGAATTACACCGTCCGGTTATGATTCACAGAGCTCCTTTTGGATCAATGGAACGTTTTATAGCAATTTTACTAGAACATACTGCAGGAAATTTCCCGCTTTGGCTAATGCCTGAACAAGCTATAATCTTGTCTTTGAGCGAGAAATACGAAATATATGCTAAAAAAGTTTTAGATTTGCTAGAAAATCACGAAATTCGCGCCCTAATTGACAACCGAAACGAGACTATCGGTAAGAAAATTAGAGATGCTGAGATGCAAAAAACTCCATTTATGCTAATTGTAGGTGAGGAAGAGGAGAAAAACGGAACTGTTTCTATCCGTCGTCACGGGCAAGAAGGAAAAGGTAATATTACAGTTACAATCGATGAATTTGTCGCTATTGTAAACGAAGAAATAAAAAAGACATTAAAAGTTTTTACAGTTTAA
- the infC gene encoding translation initiation factor IF-3 — MRSNRGYQPRVEKKDAHRINNNIRGVQEVRLVGENIEPGVFKLAEALRLADQFELDLVEISPNAEPPVCKIMDYKKFVYEQKKRDKVLKAKSTQVVVKEIRFGPQTDEHDYEFKRKNAEKFLKEGAKLKAFVFFKGRSIIYKDQGQILLLRLATDLEEHGKVEAMPVLEGKRMIMFIAPKKKK, encoded by the coding sequence ATAAGAAGCAACAGAGGTTACCAACCTCGAGTAGAAAAAAAGGATGCCCACAGAATAAACAATAATATTCGTGGCGTACAAGAAGTAAGATTAGTAGGCGAAAACATCGAACCAGGTGTATTTAAGCTTGCTGAAGCTTTACGATTAGCAGATCAATTTGAACTTGATTTAGTTGAGATCTCGCCGAACGCTGAGCCACCGGTTTGTAAAATCATGGATTACAAGAAATTCGTGTACGAACAAAAGAAACGTGATAAGGTGTTAAAAGCTAAGTCTACGCAAGTTGTCGTAAAAGAAATTCGATTTGGTCCTCAGACGGATGAGCATGATTACGAATTTAAAAGAAAAAATGCTGAAAAGTTCCTTAAAGAAGGTGCTAAACTAAAAGCATTTGTATTCTTTAAAGGACGTTCTATCATCTATAAAGATCAAGGTCAGATCTTGCTTTTACGTTTGGCGACAGACCTTGAAGAGCACGGTAAAGTTGAAGCGATGCCTGTTTTAGAAGGAAAGAGAATGATTATGTTCATTGCTCCGAAGAAAAAGAAATAG
- the rpmI gene encoding 50S ribosomal protein L35 translates to MPKMKTKSSAKKRFKVTGSGKIKRKHAFKSHILTKKSKKRKLALTHSALVHSTDMKSIKQQLRII, encoded by the coding sequence ATGCCTAAAATGAAAACAAAATCTAGCGCCAAGAAACGTTTCAAAGTTACTGGTTCTGGAAAGATTAAAAGAAAGCATGCTTTTAAAAGTCACATCTTGACTAAAAAATCTAAAAAACGTAAATTAGCTTTGACACACTCAGCGCTAGTTCACTCAACAGATATGAAAAGCATCAAACAACAATTAAGAATTATCTAA
- the rplT gene encoding 50S ribosomal protein L20, which produces MPRSVNSVAKRARRKKIMKQAKGFFGRRKNVWTVAKNAVEKAMSYAYRDRKQNKRNFRALWIQRINAGARLEGMSYSQFMGKVKANGIELNRKVLADLAMNHPEAFKAILNKVK; this is translated from the coding sequence ATGCCAAGATCGGTAAATTCAGTTGCTAAAAGAGCAAGAAGAAAAAAAATAATGAAGCAAGCCAAAGGTTTCTTTGGTAGACGTAAAAACGTTTGGACAGTTGCTAAGAACGCGGTAGAGAAAGCGATGAGCTACGCTTACCGTGACAGAAAACAGAATAAAAGAAATTTCCGTGCTTTATGGATTCAACGTATCAACGCTGGAGCTAGATTAGAAGGAATGTCATATTCTCAATTCATGGGGAAAGTAAAAGCTAACGGAATCGAATTGAACCGTAAAGTTCTTGCAGATTTAGCGATGAACCACCCTGAAGCTTTCAAAGCAATACTTAATAAAGTAAAATAA
- a CDS encoding Crp/Fnr family transcriptional regulator — translation MYTALFAHIEKFVTLEASEIDLLESVLSLSSIKKKDHVLQEGQVCNTLYFIIKGCMRQYIINSKGTEQTLQFGIESWWITDYLSYHNHVPSHFYIQAVENSEVIALEQSVLESVLIQVPKLERYFRIVSQKSFGAAQMRIKFLFTMSAEERYHHFNNLNPEFVQRVPQYMLASYLDFSAEFMSKIRAGKV, via the coding sequence ATGTACACTGCTCTTTTTGCACACATCGAAAAATTTGTAACTCTGGAAGCTTCTGAGATTGATCTCTTAGAATCTGTTCTAAGTTTATCAAGTATCAAAAAAAAAGATCATGTACTTCAGGAAGGTCAGGTATGCAACACTCTTTATTTTATCATTAAAGGATGCATGCGTCAATATATCATTAATTCGAAAGGGACCGAACAAACGCTTCAATTTGGAATAGAAAGCTGGTGGATTACTGATTACTTAAGTTACCACAACCACGTACCTTCTCATTTTTATATTCAGGCTGTAGAGAACTCTGAGGTTATTGCCTTAGAACAGTCTGTATTGGAGTCTGTATTAATTCAGGTTCCGAAATTGGAACGTTATTTTCGTATCGTTTCTCAGAAATCATTTGGGGCGGCACAAATGCGAATTAAATTTCTATTCACCATGTCTGCAGAAGAACGATACCATCATTTCAACAATCTTAATCCCGAATTTGTTCAGCGTGTTCCGCAATACATGCTTGCCTCCTATCTTGACTTTTCGGCTGAATTTATGAGTAAAATCAGAGCAGGTAAAGTCTAA
- a CDS encoding carboxymuconolactone decarboxylase family protein codes for MKPRIVIPTVAPQAYQALLNLEKYISSTSLTPVHKELIKIRASQINGCAHCINMHTTDARKHGISEQYIYLLSAWRDTDIYTEEEKAILALTEEVTLISHHVSDETYQNAASLFNDQYLAEIILTIITINSWNRIAITTGLRVS; via the coding sequence ATGAAACCAAGAATCGTTATCCCAACAGTTGCTCCGCAGGCTTACCAAGCATTACTTAATTTAGAAAAATACATTTCTTCTACTTCGCTTACACCAGTACACAAAGAACTAATTAAAATTCGTGCTTCTCAAATAAACGGCTGTGCACACTGCATTAACATGCACACAACCGACGCCCGAAAACATGGCATATCAGAACAGTACATTTATTTATTAAGCGCCTGGCGTGATACGGATATTTATACTGAGGAGGAAAAGGCAATTTTAGCTCTGACCGAAGAAGTAACACTAATAAGCCATCACGTTTCTGATGAAACCTATCAAAATGCCGCAAGTCTATTCAACGATCAATACCTTGCCGAAATTATCCTGACTATTATTACAATTAACTCCTGGAACAGAATCGCTATCACAACAGGATTAAGAGTCTCGTAA
- a CDS encoding tetratricopeptide repeat protein produces MITANRFYNQKEFDSAFFYYNKLRSICNPVTDPENYITSLNRMAEIQQDHADYAGSENTIKETLPYLRYAKKQSQIWNAYVILSINYLNTYDYENAIRYNQKALKLQTEEWRKLAARNNIAVILMEEGKYNEALQIFLSLITKKEVLTNDEFQGKALDNIGYCYFKIHNSDKALYYFQKSLEIRHKQNDSFGLGKSYLHFAKFYEESNPLLAKKYMHLSYEKFSLANIIDERLISLKLIIKNSSDRELKKYSIVYVNLIDSIFEVKQKAKNQYAKIKYDSTKEKNENLRLKTYKVENEIQIEKQRNRNIISYIIITLSLSLVTVLYFYLSSKGNKEKIEAAYKSETRIAKKLHDELANDIYHTMAFTESKNLSVKENKIQLLNNLEAIYSRTRDISKESDRTITSEDFILNLEEMIEGFNTPLIHILINGLETIDWDEIEKNKKMTVYRTVQELLVNMKKHSAATLVTITFKKTDHNVMITYTDNGIGIDLAAIKFQNGLYNIENKILSIKGEIIIDSTPERGFKVSINFPA; encoded by the coding sequence ATGATAACCGCAAATCGCTTTTACAATCAGAAAGAATTTGACAGCGCTTTTTTTTATTACAACAAACTACGATCGATCTGCAATCCGGTAACAGATCCGGAAAACTACATTACTTCTCTGAACCGAATGGCAGAGATACAGCAAGATCACGCAGATTATGCAGGCAGTGAAAACACTATTAAAGAAACACTTCCTTATTTGAGATATGCAAAAAAACAATCTCAGATATGGAACGCATACGTAATTTTAAGTATCAATTATTTGAATACCTACGATTATGAAAATGCTATACGCTACAATCAAAAGGCATTGAAGTTACAAACAGAAGAGTGGCGAAAACTAGCTGCAAGAAACAACATTGCTGTGATCTTAATGGAAGAAGGAAAATACAATGAGGCTCTCCAGATCTTTCTTTCTTTAATTACAAAGAAAGAAGTTCTTACTAACGATGAATTTCAAGGGAAAGCACTAGACAATATTGGATACTGCTACTTTAAAATACACAACTCAGATAAGGCTCTGTATTATTTTCAAAAAAGTCTTGAAATAAGACATAAACAAAACGATTCTTTCGGCCTGGGAAAAAGCTATCTGCACTTTGCTAAATTTTACGAAGAAAGCAATCCTTTACTAGCCAAAAAATACATGCACTTAAGCTATGAGAAATTTAGTCTTGCCAATATTATCGACGAGCGTCTGATTTCTTTAAAACTAATTATCAAAAATAGTTCCGATCGTGAATTAAAGAAATATTCTATTGTTTATGTGAATCTAATCGACAGTATTTTCGAAGTCAAACAAAAAGCTAAAAATCAATATGCCAAAATTAAATACGACTCGACAAAAGAGAAGAATGAAAATTTAAGACTAAAAACATATAAAGTCGAAAATGAAATACAGATAGAAAAGCAACGAAACAGAAATATAATTTCCTATATCATAATCACCCTTAGTTTAAGTTTAGTTACGGTACTTTATTTCTACCTGTCCTCAAAAGGAAATAAAGAAAAAATAGAAGCTGCTTATAAAAGCGAAACCAGGATTGCAAAAAAACTTCATGACGAATTAGCTAACGACATTTACCACACGATGGCTTTTACTGAAAGTAAAAACCTTTCTGTAAAAGAGAATAAAATACAATTATTAAACAATCTGGAAGCCATATATTCCCGCACGCGAGATATATCTAAAGAGAGTGATCGAACTATAACTTCAGAAGATTTCATTCTTAATTTAGAGGAAATGATTGAAGGATTTAATACTCCCCTCATCCATATTTTGATAAATGGCTTAGAAACTATAGATTGGGATGAAATTGAAAAGAATAAAAAAATGACTGTTTACAGAACTGTGCAGGAGTTACTTGTAAATATGAAAAAACATAGTGCTGCAACTCTTGTTACTATCACCTTTAAAAAAACAGATCATAATGTAATGATAACCTATACTGACAATGGAATAGGAATTGACCTTGCTGCCATAAAATTTCAAAATGGCCTTTATAATATAGAAAACAAAATTCTCTCCATAAAAGGAGAAATCATTATTGACTCTACCCCTGAAAGAGGTTTTAAAGTTTCTATTAATTTTCCGGCTTAA
- a CDS encoding tetratricopeptide repeat protein, with protein sequence MKKTLYFLHRRAFLQRLILLLSIAIAGITLLQSDEFDTPSNSVQKDNSTEILKFSDLADSLYDAYKLDSSYYYYNRAKLLCNPKINTTDYVYALYSMSQIKYDQGDYITSEAHATEALPYLKHIRDPKHASILYNQLGINYSNTYNYSDAILYLTKAIHLKSSTWRRYMALNNLATVYMDQHRYKEAEQILFILSTQKRTSKYEDIDKDNYARAIDNLGLCYFRLGDPEKALRYVNEALKIRLSLSSEYEYSLVGIYRHLCLFYMKTNLKLAKEYALKSHKIATKIKILTDRISSLSLLIKTSEGSDLKKYSLSYIKLIDSITHARCKTKNQFTNIKYISRIDKTENLQLKAQKAENELELARQKRRNIYLYMIIVLILSLIAFVYFYLKSKGTKQKDDAVFESEIRISQKLKDELTNDVYHSLTFAETVDLEKRENKERLLNNLHAIYTKTRNISKENGSVPTNENYPASLKEMVSGFKTAELNIILNGFDAIAWNELEKSKKIILYRILQELFVNMKKHSQATLVSLTFKNFEKKIIIIYSDNGVGAYNRSIILKNGLQNVENRIKTINGNIIFDSNSKTGFKLSFNFPK encoded by the coding sequence ATGAAGAAAACACTTTACTTTCTTCATAGAAGAGCTTTTTTACAGCGTTTGATACTGCTATTATCAATAGCAATTGCCGGTATAACATTATTACAATCCGACGAATTCGACACACCATCAAATTCTGTCCAAAAAGATAATTCAACAGAAATTCTAAAATTTTCAGATCTTGCCGACTCTTTGTATGATGCTTATAAATTAGACAGCTCCTACTATTACTACAATAGAGCTAAGCTTCTTTGCAATCCTAAAATTAACACTACCGATTATGTTTACGCTTTATACTCGATGTCTCAAATCAAATACGATCAGGGAGATTATATTACCAGTGAAGCACATGCAACCGAAGCTTTGCCGTACTTAAAACACATTAGAGATCCCAAACATGCGTCAATTCTTTATAATCAACTAGGAATTAACTACTCTAATACCTATAATTATAGTGATGCTATTCTTTATCTAACAAAAGCGATACATCTAAAATCAAGTACCTGGAGAAGATATATGGCTTTAAACAATCTGGCCACAGTTTATATGGATCAACATCGATATAAGGAAGCGGAACAAATTTTATTTATCTTATCGACACAAAAAAGGACTTCAAAATATGAGGATATTGATAAAGATAATTATGCCCGGGCAATTGATAATTTAGGCCTGTGTTACTTCAGATTGGGAGATCCTGAAAAAGCACTCAGATATGTAAATGAGGCCTTAAAGATCCGACTCTCACTTTCGTCAGAATACGAATACTCATTGGTTGGAATTTACAGACATCTTTGCCTTTTTTACATGAAAACCAATCTTAAATTAGCAAAAGAATATGCTCTAAAATCACATAAAATAGCAACAAAAATCAAAATACTAACGGACAGAATTAGTTCTTTATCACTATTAATTAAAACCAGCGAAGGATCGGATCTAAAAAAATATTCCTTGTCCTATATTAAACTTATAGACAGCATTACTCATGCAAGGTGCAAAACAAAGAATCAATTCACCAATATTAAATACATTTCCCGAATAGACAAAACAGAAAACCTACAGCTTAAAGCACAAAAAGCAGAAAACGAACTGGAACTGGCAAGGCAAAAAAGACGTAACATCTATTTGTATATGATCATCGTACTTATTCTGAGTCTTATTGCATTTGTTTACTTCTATCTCAAATCAAAAGGAACAAAACAAAAAGACGATGCTGTTTTTGAGAGTGAAATACGGATATCGCAAAAATTGAAAGATGAACTTACCAATGATGTTTATCACAGCTTAACGTTTGCTGAAACTGTCGATTTGGAAAAACGCGAAAATAAAGAAAGGCTTTTAAATAATTTACATGCGATTTACACCAAAACCCGAAACATTTCAAAAGAAAATGGCTCGGTACCCACAAATGAAAACTACCCTGCTTCTTTAAAAGAAATGGTTTCAGGATTTAAAACTGCCGAATTAAATATTATTCTCAATGGTTTTGATGCAATTGCCTGGAACGAACTTGAAAAAAGTAAAAAAATTATACTTTACAGAATCCTTCAGGAACTATTTGTAAACATGAAAAAACACAGTCAGGCCACATTAGTTAGTCTGACTTTTAAAAATTTTGAAAAAAAAATAATTATAATTTACAGTGACAACGGGGTTGGAGCCTATAACAGATCAATAATTTTAAAAAATGGACTACAAAATGTGGAAAACCGTATTAAAACCATTAATGGAAATATTATTTTTGACTCTAATTCTAAAACAGGTTTTAAATTAAGTTTCAATTTCCCCAAATAA